Genomic window (Granulicella arctica):
AGTCGTTGACGTTGATCGCAGGAACGAGCAGCGTACCCTTCTCGAACATCTTGTAAAGTCGGTGAACGCCTGTTGTGGTCTCTTCGCTGACGCCGCGCCATTCCTTCGCTACATCCTGCCAGCGTGTCGGGTGCTCTGCATGGACCTTCTTGAGCAGGGACTTGATGACGTCCTCTTCGGTGGAGCCGGAGGGTGAATCAATCCATTTGTCGCCTTTCTCCATCTCGACGCCCTTATGAATCAGGAGAGTCACGTCGCCGCCGTCGTCGATCACGAGCTGCGGTCCGAGCAGGCCACCCTTACCGTCGGGAAAGTTCAACGACTGGTTCGTGCACCACCAGAACTCCTCAAGGGACTCGCCCTTCCAGGCAAAAACCGGCACGCCGGCGGCAGCGATCGCCGCTGCAGCATGGTCCTGCGTGGAGAAGATGTTGCAGCTTGCCCAGCGAACGTTGGCACCAAGCGCGACCATGGTCTCGATCAGCACGGCCGTTTGAATCGTCATGTGCAGCGAACCTGTCACGCGTACATTGGCCAGCGGCTTGCCTGCGGCGTATTTGTTGCGGATGGACATCAGTCCCGGCATCTCCTGTTCAGCGATGTCGATCTCACGCCGACCAAACTCCGCTAGGCTGATGTCAGCAACCTTGTACTCCGCTGCTACTGCTTGAACTGCCGCTGTATCGATCGTTGCTGTTGCCATCTTCACTGCACCTCGTACGTCTTTTTTAGCGTTCCACAGTCACTTGAGGATATCATTTCAAGCATTTTACGGATCATTTTCTCGATCACGAAGAGCTTACGGAACAGAATCCAGAGCCTTGATGTTGCCGTCACGAAACTGAAGCCAGATAGTGTCAGCAGGCTTGGCTATCTTTGTCGCTTCTTGCGTGCTCAGCGGGTTCGTCCAGTTGTAGGCGAGGGGATCGCCGAGAGCTGACAGTTCATTTACTGGTCTTCGACCTTCACGATCGTTAGCAAAGAAAGCTTTCTTATCACTGTCATATACAAGAATTCGTTGGATCTGCGGGGCTGAGATCAGGCTCATGGAGGTGTAGTAGCTTGGATAGCCAGGGAAATCCTGAAGCACCACGACGCTTTTCTGGGGCGATGCGAGGAGCAGTCTTTGCAGTTCGGCATACTGCATTCGTTCGCGGTCCATTCCATACGTTCCCCAGGTGTAACCACCTGCGGGAATCAGTGCTGTCTGACGAAGTCGGACATCCAGGAATCCGCTGACGACCAGTACGCAAAAGGCGAAGCAGGCGATTCTGGCCCGCCGATCACTCGGAACAGGCGCTCCGAAGCGGGCCAGGGCGATACCGAGCGCTATGCTCATCCAAAAGGCAGCCATGGTGCTGTAGTACGGCGCAATCCGCGTGCCGAGTACAACGAAAAGCGAAATTGAGGCTATGGATGCAAGCACCGCGAAGAGAACGTCTTTCGGTCGATCTCCACGCAGCTTCGGGACCCTCCAGATCACCACCACTAAGATCAAGACGACAATCATGCCCAGATACTCGGGAACCGTCAACACAGCCGGCGAGTTGCCTGGGAGGTCAAAGAAGGTGAAGTACCAAAGCGCGTAGGAGAATGGGCGGAGTGCTGCCTCCATCGAAAAGGCGATGGGGTAGGGAGTCGCCTGCATTAGTGTTTTTGCATGAAAGAAGGGCACCGCTGCTGTGCCCGCGTAGATGCCGAGCCCTGCGACGGCCGCCAAAATCCTTCGGGCCATCGGGGGAACGCGACCTTCGCCAGGTCTAAAGAAGAGCAGTAGAGCCACGATGAGCGGAGCCGCGAAGGAACTCTGCTTGCCGAGCGTTGCAACGCAGAAGCAGATCCAGGCAAGCAGGTGGTAAGCGACGGCCGGAAGACCTCGACGCCGGTTTGCCTTCAGGATTGCGAGCGCCATAAGTCCGCAAAACAGGATGGCGATGTCGTCGCTGAGGGCCGAGGCCCAGGAAACAATCGTATAAAGTACGCCACGTGACATATACAGAGCGCTGCTGGCTGCCGCAGCAAACTTGGAGTAACCCATCGTCCGAACGATAAAGAACGCAACGATGCTGCCTAGAAATGAAGCAATGAAGTTTCCCACAAGAAAAGCGCGGGCCGACAGGCCGAAGAACTTCAGCATGTAGCCGAAGTACAGCACAGTCCCCAGCGGCCGGAAGTTGCCGTCTACCGAGTCCAGCGCATACCAGCTATAAGCGGGATGGAGGTAGATGATCTTCCGGATTGACGCGGCGGCGAGCAGCAACCAGTCATCCTGGACGAAGCCTCCGGCCAGCAGAACGGGCAACCAGAAGAGGCAGAAGGTAACAGTAAGAGCACCTAAAAAGTAAGAGGTCGGCAGGTCTCCAGTGTTGGATCTTCTAAGAAGGAAGGCCCGCAGACCGCCAACAAGCAGAGTGAAAAGACATGCGGCAAGGAGGGCGAAGGGAAGATGCTGGGTCGCGTACTGAACGCGATCCGTGTGAAGATGAAGGCGCGACCGAAGAAGGAAGGTAGCGGCTGCTGCGGTGACCAAGACGAGCGAAAGGCCGAGAAAGAAGATGTTTTCGAAGCCGCTGGTGACCTTCCGCATTGCCCACCTTACAGGCGAAGTATCCCTTGGCCCTTGATTTTCAATCATAGCGGAGTGGATATTCGGATGTGCTCAGGCGCTGAAGCCCTCTGCTGCGAGCAGCTTCTTCTTTCGCTCCATGCCCCAGCGATATCCCGTGAGTGCACCATCTTTGCCGACAACGCGGTGGCAGGGTACAGCCACAGCGATAGGGTTTGCTCCGCATGCCCCGGCTACAGCGCGTACGGCCGAGGGTTTCCCGAGGGCCGCTGCGAGATCGGAGTAGCTTCGGGTTTCACCTCTCGGAATCTCCTGTAATGCTCGCCAGACGCGTTGCTGGAAGGCTGTCGCTCGTACATCCATGGGGAAGGTGGCTGCCGCCGGATGTTCAGTCATCTGGCTCAACACAAAGCCAACGCCATCCGCCAGCCAGCCGGTATTTCCGCGGGCGGCAACCAATTGAGCCTTATTGAAGTTCTCTCGAAGATCCTGGACCAGGGCAGCGTCGTCTCTGCCGAACGCAATGCTGCAGATGCCGACGTCGGTTGTGGCCACGAGCATTCTGCCTAGCGGACTGGCGGCGGTCGTGTACCGAATCACCAGTCCGGCCCCACCCTCACGCATGACGCGGGGCTTCATACCGAGTGCAGCGTTGCTCTTCTCGTAGAGCCTGCTTGATGAGCCATAGCCTGCTTCGTAGATGGCATCTGTAACCCGTTTTTTCGGTTCGCCCGGCGCCCTCTTCTCGCCAAGGCCTCGTTTGAAACTGTCGATCCGTTGCGCCTTGGCGTACTGACCCGGACTCACGCCAAGGACACGTTTGAATCCGCGCAGGATCGTCAATCGTCCGACTCCTGTGGCTTTCGCAACCTCAGCCAGCTTTGTCCGCTCCGTCGCATGGACCTTCAGATATTCCGTCACGGCAGCGATCGCGCCGGCCTGCGGATCGGGCTTGGCGGTCGTCGCATCGGGATCACACCGCAAGCAGGCACGATACCCGGCCTCTTGTGCGGCGGCTGTGGTTGGGAAGAACGTGACGTTCTTGCGCGTGGGCCGGCGGCTCGGACAGCTTGGCTTGCAATAGACCTTCGTCGACTTGACGGCATAAAAGAACTGGCCGTCGGCTGCGGTGTCGCGTTCAAGCACCTGCTGCCACTGCTTGCCTGGGAAGAGACTCGGCACGGCTGCGGTGGGCCTCGGGTTCGTTGGTGGGCGGTTCATTATCGTCATCGTCGTCATACCAGTATCGTTCACCGAACCCCGTCATCGCCACACTCCGCTTTGTGACGGAGAAGTCGTCCTGTATTCTTCACTTCATCGATCCAGTCCAGCCAGGAGAACTACGATGCGCCTCCGTCTCCCTTCTCTTGCCGTTCTTGCAACGTTCCTCGCTGTTCCTGTACTCTCCGCAGCCGCGCCCAAAGCTCTCGACGGAGCGTACAGCTTTAAGAAGAACGGCTGGACCTACGTTCATCTGCAAGGTTCGCCAAGCGACATCGGTTTTCAGCATGGATATCTGCTTTCCGCCGAAATTGAGGACAATTATCACGTCTACCGGCTGGAGCAAGAGCATAATTCCGGGCGCGATTGGTCGTTCTTTCGCGCTGCATCCAAGACTGTACTCTGGCCGAACATCGAGCCTGAGTATCGCGCCGAACTCGAGGGTATCGCGGCTGGTCTGAAGGCTAAAGGCTCGTCGCTCGATCTTTGGGATGTTGTCGCAATCAACGGCAACCTCGAGCTTGGCGATTACTATCTGCCTTGGCTCAACAAAAAAGAAGGCAAGCCAAATCCGCCGAAAGACGTGGCTCCAGGTAAGTGCAGCGCCTTCATCGCCGCGGGATCGGCTACCAGGGACGGCAAAATCGTCGTAGCTCATAGCAACTGGTCACCCTACGCCGAGGGGGAGCGCTGGACTATCGTCTTTGATATCGCGCCAGCCAAAGGCCTTCGCTTCCTCATGGACGGTGCTCCCGGAATCATCACCAGCCAGGACGATTTCGGCGTCAACGCCGCAGGTTTGATGATCACCGAGACGACGCTGCCAATGGCAGCCGGGTGGGACCTCAAGGGTGCTCCCGAGTTCGTCCGCTCTCGCAAGGCGATGCAGTATGCACACTCCATCGACGAATATGCAGCCATTATGCGCGACCGCAATAATGGTGGCTACGCGAACTCCTGGCTCGTCGGCGACCGGAAGACTGGCGAGATCGCCTACCTGGAGTTAGGACTCAAGCACACGCCACTGACGCGAAAGAAGGACGGCTATTTCGTCAGCTCAAACTTTGCCGCCAATCCTGATCTCATCCGCGACGACACACCGGGCTTCGATACGACAAACAAGTCCAGCAGCATGAATGCTCGTCATCTTCGGGCGGACGCTTTTATGCAGCAGCACAAAGGGCAGATGGATACAGAACTTGCCGAGGCATTCCTATCGGATCACATCGACACCTTCGTAGGCGGTGAAAAGGCGGACCAGCGTAGCCTTTGCGGTCACGTTGACAAGGCGAAAGAAGGCGAGCCAGTCTGGGGCGAAAAGCCGTATGAGCCGATGGGCGCTGTAACCGGTAAGGTCATGGACTCGGACCTGGCAGGGAAGATGAGTTTCATCGCTCGCGCCGGTCACCCCTGCGGCGATGACTTCCTCGTTGCACCCTTCCTCGCCGCGCATCCTGAGTTCCAGTGGGAGAAGCCGATCCTGAATGACATGAA
Coding sequences:
- a CDS encoding C45 family autoproteolytic acyltransferase/hydolase, producing the protein MRLRLPSLAVLATFLAVPVLSAAAPKALDGAYSFKKNGWTYVHLQGSPSDIGFQHGYLLSAEIEDNYHVYRLEQEHNSGRDWSFFRAASKTVLWPNIEPEYRAELEGIAAGLKAKGSSLDLWDVVAINGNLELGDYYLPWLNKKEGKPNPPKDVAPGKCSAFIAAGSATRDGKIVVAHSNWSPYAEGERWTIVFDIAPAKGLRFLMDGAPGIITSQDDFGVNAAGLMITETTLPMAAGWDLKGAPEFVRSRKAMQYAHSIDEYAAIMRDRNNGGYANSWLVGDRKTGEIAYLELGLKHTPLTRKKDGYFVSSNFAANPDLIRDDTPGFDTTNKSSSMNARHLRADAFMQQHKGQMDTELAEAFLSDHIDTFVGGEKADQRSLCGHVDKAKEGEPVWGEKPYEPMGAVTGKVMDSDLAGKMSFIARAGHPCGDDFLVAPFLAAHPEFQWEKPILNDMKAGPWTTFTTAEAVTR
- a CDS encoding bifunctional transcriptional activator/DNA repair enzyme AdaA: MTTMTIMNRPPTNPRPTAAVPSLFPGKQWQQVLERDTAADGQFFYAVKSTKVYCKPSCPSRRPTRKNVTFFPTTAAAQEAGYRACLRCDPDATTAKPDPQAGAIAAVTEYLKVHATERTKLAEVAKATGVGRLTILRGFKRVLGVSPGQYAKAQRIDSFKRGLGEKRAPGEPKKRVTDAIYEAGYGSSSRLYEKSNAALGMKPRVMREGGAGLVIRYTTAASPLGRMLVATTDVGICSIAFGRDDAALVQDLRENFNKAQLVAARGNTGWLADGVGFVLSQMTEHPAAATFPMDVRATAFQQRVWRALQEIPRGETRSYSDLAAALGKPSAVRAVAGACGANPIAVAVPCHRVVGKDGALTGYRWGMERKKKLLAAEGFSA